Below is a window of Pseudodesulfovibrio sp. 5S69 DNA.
CGAATGGCGGAAGTAATGGTCGAACTCGTCCATGGAGTAGACGATGTCCATGCCCCGGCCGCCGAGCACGTAGGACGGGCGCAGGACCAGCGGGAAGGTCAGCTTCTCGGCGATCTCGCGGGCCTGGACCATGGACATGGCCGTGCCGTTGGGCGGCTGCTTGAGGTTCAGCTTGTTCAGGAACTGCTTGAACCGCTCGCGGTCCTCGGCGCGGTCGATGGCGTCCGGGCTGGTGCCGATCAGGGGCACGCCCGCATTCATCAGCCTGAGCGCCAGGTTGAGCGGGGTCTGGCCGCCGAACTGGACGATGACCCCGTCCGGCTTCTCGAACTCGATGATGTTCATGACGTCCTCGAAGGTCAGGGGCTCGAAGTAGAGCTTGTCCGAGGTGTCGTAGTCGGTGGAGACCGTCTCCGGGTTGGAGTTGACCATGATCGACTCCACGCCCATTTCCTTGAGGGTGAAGGAGGAGTGGCAGCAGCAGTAGTCGAACTCGATGCCCTGGCCGATGCGGTTGGGTCCGCCGCCCAGGATGACGATCTTCTTGCGGTCCTCGCGGACGTTTTCCTGCCCGGTCTCATAGGTGGAATAATAGTACGGGGTGTAGGCCTCGAACTCGGCGGCGCAGGTGTCGACCAGGTAGTAGGTCGGCTCGATGCCGAGCTCCTTGCGCAGGCTACGCACCGCGTCTTCGCTGGTCCGCCACATGGACGCCAACTGCGGGTCGGAGTAGCCGTATTCCTTGGCCTTGCGGAGCATCTCGGCCATGCCCTCGGCCTCGGCCGTCACGCCCTCGCGCTTGCCGAATTCGATGAGCGCGTGTTCCATGTCCACGATGTCCTTGAACTGGCGCAGGAACCACGGGTCGATCTTGGTGGCCTCGAAGACCTCCTCCTCGGTCATGCCGCAGTTGAGCGCGTTGCGCAGGGCGTACAGCCGCTGGGAGTTGGGCCGGCGCAGGAGCTTGAGGACCTCGTTGCGGTCGATGTCGCAGTTGTCGAACTGCTCGCCCAGGCCGGGGTGGCCGGTCTCCAGCGAACGCAAGCCCTTCTGCAACGCTTCCTTGAAAGTCCGGCCGATGGCCATGGTCTCGCCCACGGACTTCATGGCCGTGGTCAAGTAGTCCTCGGTGCCGGGGAACTTCTCGAAGGTGAAACGGGGTATCTTGACCACGCAATAGTCGATGGCCGGTTCGAAGGAGGCCATGGTCTCGCGGGTGATGTCGTTGGGAATCTCATCCAGGGTATAGCCCACGGCCAGCTTGGCCGCGATCTTGGCGATGGGAAAGCCGGTGGCCTTGGAGGCCAGGGCCGAGGACCGGGACACGCGGGGATTCATCTCGATGATGATCAGCTCGCCGTCCTCGGGGTTGACCGCGAACTGGACGTTGCTGCCGCCGGTCTCCACGCCGATCTCGCGCATGACCGCAAGCGAGGCGTCCCGGAGCCGCTGGTATTCGTCGTCGGTCAGGGTCTGTGCCGGGGCCACGGTGACCGAGTCGCCGGTGTGCACGCCCATGGGGTCGAGGTTCTCGATGGAACAGATGATCACGCAGTTGTCCTTCTTGTCCCGCATGACCTCCAGCTCGTACTCCTTCCAGCCGAGGATGGAGCGTTCGAGCATGATCTCGTGCTTCATGGACAGGGCCAACCCGTTGGAGCAGATCTGTTCCAACTCCTCCATGTTGTAGGCCACGCCGCCGCCGGAGCCGCCCAGGGTGTAGGCGGGGCGGACGATGATCGGGAACGGGATCTTCTCGCCCCACTCGCGCACGTCGTCCATGTTGTGGCAGATGCCGCTCTCGGGCATGCCCAGGCCGATGTTGCGCATGGCCGCACGGAATTCCTCACGGGATTCCGCCTTGTTGATGACGTCGATGTTGGCGCCGATGAGCTCCACGCCGAACTTGTCGAGCACACCCATGTCGGCCACGGCCAGGGCCGTGTTCAACCCGGTTTGTCCCCCCAAAGTCGGCAAAAGAGCGTCGGGACGCTCTTTTTCAATGATTCGGGCTACGGTCTCGGGCTCTATGGGCTCGATATAGGTCGCATCGGCCAACTCCGGGTCCGTCATGATGGAGGCCGGGTTGGAGTTGACCAGGACCACCTCGTACCCCTCCTCCTTGAGCGCCTTGAGGGCCTGGGTGCCGGAGTAGTCGAACTCGCAGGCCTGGCCGATGACAATGGGGCCGGACCCGATCAACATGATCTTCTTGATATCTGTGCGTTTGGGCATTCTGCTCGAAGTAGTTGAAGTTACGGCGGTATTCGAGGGAGGGGGTCGAATCCCTTCCCCCCGCCCGGCTCGGCACCGCCGCCGCCCGCCGGACAAGCAATCTTTATTATAAGGTTATCCCCCGAAACGCAACGGTTATATCCCGGTCCGCGCGGCTTCCGGGGGCGGCCCCGAACGGGACGGGAGACTGCCGTATCCATGGACCATAAGCATCCTGAAACGGTTGCCAAGGGGGGACCGGAAGATCGCAGTTTCCCATTGACAGAGGAGAGGTTGATACTTACTCTCAACCTCAACGCAAGATTTGAGGGAAAGTCCAGCGATGCAAAAGCCTTTGACCGAGTTTCCGACAGGGTCCATAGTTCGAATAGCCGGTATAGACGGTGGCCGCCAGGCCCGCGCCCGTATGCTGGCCATGGGCATGACGCCCGGCTGCCCTGTGACCGTCCTGACCGGGGACAACAAGGGATGCCGCGTGCGTGTGCGCGGCTCGGACGTGGTTTTGTGCTGCGGCCTGGCCGCGAAGATCCTGGCCGTGCCCGACGAGTCCGACGAAGGCCCCCGCTGCTCCTGCTGCCCCGGCCGCCAAGCCAGAGCCTCCTAGCCCCCCCTCTCCGTTCCGATTTTTCCACGAGGCCGCCCCAACCGGGCGGTCTTGTTGTTCGTCCGGCGGCCGCCGGGCGAATTTTGCTTGTTTCACGGCTCCGCCCGATGTTACATTGAAAAGAAGAACCATGGGAGGGGCCATGTCCGATAGCATCAAGATTGGCGTCAGCGCCTGCGTGGCCGGAGAAAGGGTCCGCTTCGACCGCACCCACCGCCGGAGCGCCTACCTGACCGAAACACTGGCCAAGCACGTGGAATTCGTGCCCATCTGCCCTGAGATAGCCTGCGGCATGGGCATTCCCCGCGAACCGCTCCGCCAGGTGGACTGCGCAGGCGAAATCAGGCTCATCGGCTACGAGTCGGGCAAGGACCTGACCGCCAAGATGACCAACTGGGCCAAACGCGTGCTCAAGGGACTGGACAAGGAAGGCATCTGCGGCTTTGTCCTGCGCGTGCACTCGGCCTCCTGCGCGGTAAACAAATCCAAGATCCACTCCACCGACGGCACGCCTCCGAAACCCGGGCCCGGCTTCTTTACCCGCCTGCTCCGGGCACACGATCCCCTGCTGCCCGTAGTCTCGTCCGAAGGATTGCAAAACGCCGCGCAACGCGAGAATTTCATCCGCCGGGTCTTTGTCCTGCACCGCTGGCGCGCTCTCACCGCCAGAGGGGTGTCCATCGGCAACCTGGTGGACTTCCATACCCGGCACAAGATGCTCATCCGCGCCCACGACCTGCGCGGCTACCGGGACCTCGGCCGCCTGCTCGGCGAAAGCACCCTGCACAACGCCGAGACGATCTTCGAAAAGTACGGCACACTCCTCTTCAACGCCCTGACCCTCAAGGCTACGCCGAGCAAGAACCGCGACGTGTTGAGCCACGCGGCGGGCTACTTCAAGAAGAACCTGGACGCCGAGGACAAGCGCGAACTGCACGCCATGATCACGGCCTATGCCAAAGGCAAGGTCCCCCTGCTCGTGCCCGTCACCCTGCTCAACCACTACGCCCGCAAGTATCGCGTGCCGTACCTGACCCAGCAATACTACCTCAATCCCGAGCCCGCCGAACTCAAGCTGCTCAACCACGCCTGACGAAAAACCCCCGCAACGACCGTCGCGGGGGCTTGCTTCATTCGAAAATATCGCGACCTAGGAAAAGGCCGAATGCTCGGGTTCCAGGCACAACCGCACGCCCTTCAGGTCGCCGCCGCCGGCCAGCCACGCCTTGAGCAACTCCCGGTTGCGGAAGACCACCGGATGCGGACAGCCGTACCCGGCCTGGTCGAGCAGCCCGGCCGCCTGGTCGGGATAATGCTTGGCCGCGGACAGGCAGGCCAGCAGGTTCAGGCAGAGTTCGTTCATGGGGAAACGCAGGGTCATGGCCTTGCCCAACGGCAGCATGACATCATGTAGCCGCCCGGCCCGGTAATAGGCCACGGCCAGGTCGAACTGGGCCGCGTGCAGACCGGGCAGCCGCCCGGCAATGGCCTCGCGCTCGGCCACGCCGTACGTAATCCGCTCGGCCGCATAGGACGCGCCGTCCAGGTTGCGAATGCGCACGTCGAACCCGTAGCGCCGGGCCCAAAACAGCCCTTCCACGGCCTCGTCCGGATTCAGGCGCATCTCCACCCGCTGGCACCCGGCCAGCCGCATGGCCTTGAGCAGCCCGTCCGTGGGCACCGTGTCCATCCGCGCGCTCCACAACACGTTCAGATCGCGTACGCGCATGTCCGTGCACATGGCCACCACCCGTCCGTGGTCCGCGAACATGGCCGCGTCCTCAAAGGCCAGGGCGGTCAAACCCCGCTCGCACACCCCGCGTTCCACTTCGTCCAGACACCAGCTCCGGTCAAAGCGGACAACACCGTGCGCAAAAGGAGGCTCCCTCCACTCGGTCTTTTCAGGCATAATTGTTCTTAATTCCACTCGCATACGCTATCCCGGCCGCCCGTTTTTTGACACTGCGGGCAGACCTGACAACGATTATTGCAAACACTTTGCCAAAAGGCGCGCCTCCGACGGCCGGGGGGAAGGGGAAAGGGAAACCCTTTGAAAAGGGCTTTCCCTTCCCCCGGACCCCCCATCCCCTTTTCTTCCTAAACTTCTTGTATGCGCGTACGCGCGTGCCATAGGTTGAGATAATACGTACCGTTTCGCCGGGCGAGGTGCGTACGCGACGAGTCGGCTAAAAACTGCACGCCCACCCGCGCCCGCACACCCTGCCGAAGGCACACAAAAGGTCCTGGAGGGGAGTCCAGAGGGGAACCTCTTTCAGAGGTTCCCCTCTGGCCGCCGGAGGCAGCCCAAACGAAAGGGCCCCGCTTAGCGGGGCCCTTTCGTTTGATATATGTCACGTACCGTGGCTAGCTGACTTTGCTGCCCGGGGGGACTTCCCCGGTGGGGGTGAGGAGTTCCATGCCCTTGTCGGTCTTGACGGCCAGGACCATGCCCTGGGAGAGTTGCTTGCGCAGCTTTCGGGGCT
It encodes the following:
- the carB gene encoding carbamoyl-phosphate synthase large subunit; the encoded protein is MPKRTDIKKIMLIGSGPIVIGQACEFDYSGTQALKALKEEGYEVVLVNSNPASIMTDPELADATYIEPIEPETVARIIEKERPDALLPTLGGQTGLNTALAVADMGVLDKFGVELIGANIDVINKAESREEFRAAMRNIGLGMPESGICHNMDDVREWGEKIPFPIIVRPAYTLGGSGGGVAYNMEELEQICSNGLALSMKHEIMLERSILGWKEYELEVMRDKKDNCVIICSIENLDPMGVHTGDSVTVAPAQTLTDDEYQRLRDASLAVMREIGVETGGSNVQFAVNPEDGELIIIEMNPRVSRSSALASKATGFPIAKIAAKLAVGYTLDEIPNDITRETMASFEPAIDYCVVKIPRFTFEKFPGTEDYLTTAMKSVGETMAIGRTFKEALQKGLRSLETGHPGLGEQFDNCDIDRNEVLKLLRRPNSQRLYALRNALNCGMTEEEVFEATKIDPWFLRQFKDIVDMEHALIEFGKREGVTAEAEGMAEMLRKAKEYGYSDPQLASMWRTSEDAVRSLRKELGIEPTYYLVDTCAAEFEAYTPYYYSTYETGQENVREDRKKIVILGGGPNRIGQGIEFDYCCCHSSFTLKEMGVESIMVNSNPETVSTDYDTSDKLYFEPLTFEDVMNIIEFEKPDGVIVQFGGQTPLNLALRLMNAGVPLIGTSPDAIDRAEDRERFKQFLNKLNLKQPPNGTAMSMVQAREIAEKLTFPLVLRPSYVLGGRGMDIVYSMDEFDHYFRHSALVSPEHPTLIDKFLEYAVEVDVDALADGEDVYIGGVMEHIEEAGIHSGDSASVLPPYSLSAELIREIERQTVAMAKELGVVGLMNVQFAIKDNEVYIIEVNPRASRTVPFVSKATGVPLAKLATRVMLGEKLKDLKPWELRKRGHVSVKESVFPFTRFPNVDVLLGPEMRSTGEVMGIDPSFGLAYMKSQLAAGQKLPTSGTVFMSVNDWDKSKIVLVAKDFEAMGFKVAATGGTADFLMEKGVNVEKVHKVHEGQRPHVVDHIKNGAFDLVINTPSGKKTVGDAKMIRQNALLYDIPYTTTVSGARAVVQAICELRQTGLQVKSLQEYYG
- a CDS encoding FeoA family protein; the protein is MQKPLTEFPTGSIVRIAGIDGGRQARARMLAMGMTPGCPVTVLTGDNKGCRVRVRGSDVVLCCGLAAKILAVPDESDEGPRCSCCPGRQARAS
- a CDS encoding YbgA family protein, with the protein product MSDSIKIGVSACVAGERVRFDRTHRRSAYLTETLAKHVEFVPICPEIACGMGIPREPLRQVDCAGEIRLIGYESGKDLTAKMTNWAKRVLKGLDKEGICGFVLRVHSASCAVNKSKIHSTDGTPPKPGPGFFTRLLRAHDPLLPVVSSEGLQNAAQRENFIRRVFVLHRWRALTARGVSIGNLVDFHTRHKMLIRAHDLRGYRDLGRLLGESTLHNAETIFEKYGTLLFNALTLKATPSKNRDVLSHAAGYFKKNLDAEDKRELHAMITAYAKGKVPLLVPVTLLNHYARKYRVPYLTQQYYLNPEPAELKLLNHA